The Streptomyces sp. NBC_01244 genome contains a region encoding:
- a CDS encoding RICIN domain-containing protein, whose product MVAASAASVLTALHPSQAATPRAATPNASAKAAADLPTGWSTVVNAGSGKCLDARSAATANGTAVQQYSCNNSTAQQWSFTPTSDGFVRIGNRNASTQVVDVSDTSSADNAAVHLWAYGGGNNQQWQAVDEGGGAYHFVSRHSGKCLDVPAASTADSVQLVQYTCNGTAAQRFQVAPVNTAPGDVDLGPNVVVFDPSMPSSTIQSRLNSIFQQQETNQFGSQRYAVMFKPGTYANDVNVGFYTQVLGLGQSPDSVTINGAVHVEADWFPPQNATQNFWRGAENLSVNPTGGTDRWAVSQASGYRRMHVRGNLELSDGGWSSGGFMADSKIDGQVRSGTQQQWLTRNSQLGSWTGSNWNMVFVGSQGVPGNTFPNPPYTTVNQTPTVREKPFLYVDGAGAYKVFVPSLRTNSTATSWANGNAAGSSLGMEQFYIVKSGATAAQINAALAEGKNLLVTPGVYHLSQTLKVTRPDTVVLGLGLATFIPDNGVTAMTVADVDGVKVAGVLFDAGTTNSQTLMEIGPAGAAANHAANPTSLHDVYFRVGGAAVGRATTSLVVNSDHVIGDHMWIWRGDHGSGIGWNSNTADTGLVVNGDNVTMYGLFVEHYQKHQTIWNGNGGRTYFYQNEMPYDPPNQAAWMNGSTQGYSAYKVANSVTSHQAYGLGSYCYFNVNPSVTAERAFEAPNNPNVRFQNMVTVSLGGTGTIRHVINDRGGPSNASTNVANLVSHP is encoded by the coding sequence GTGGTCGCCGCCTCGGCCGCTTCGGTCCTCACCGCCCTTCATCCCAGCCAGGCCGCCACCCCACGGGCCGCCACCCCGAACGCCTCCGCGAAGGCGGCCGCCGATCTGCCGACGGGCTGGTCCACAGTCGTCAATGCCGGCAGCGGCAAGTGCCTGGACGCGCGGTCCGCCGCGACCGCGAACGGCACGGCGGTGCAGCAGTACTCCTGCAACAACAGCACCGCGCAGCAGTGGAGCTTCACGCCGACCAGCGACGGCTTCGTGCGGATCGGCAACCGCAACGCGAGCACCCAGGTCGTCGACGTGAGCGACACCTCCTCGGCCGACAACGCCGCCGTGCACCTCTGGGCGTACGGCGGGGGCAACAACCAGCAGTGGCAGGCCGTCGACGAGGGCGGCGGCGCGTACCACTTCGTCAGCCGCCACAGCGGCAAGTGCCTGGACGTCCCGGCGGCCTCGACGGCCGACAGCGTCCAGCTGGTGCAGTACACCTGCAACGGCACGGCGGCCCAGCGCTTCCAGGTGGCGCCCGTGAACACCGCGCCCGGGGATGTCGACCTCGGCCCGAACGTGGTCGTCTTCGACCCGTCCATGCCGTCGTCCACCATCCAGAGCCGGCTGAACTCCATCTTCCAGCAGCAGGAGACCAACCAGTTCGGCTCCCAGCGCTACGCCGTGATGTTCAAGCCGGGTACGTACGCCAACGATGTCAACGTCGGCTTCTACACCCAGGTCCTCGGCCTCGGCCAGTCGCCCGACTCGGTGACGATCAACGGCGCCGTGCACGTGGAGGCGGACTGGTTCCCGCCGCAGAACGCCACCCAGAACTTCTGGCGCGGTGCGGAGAACCTGTCGGTGAACCCGACCGGCGGCACCGACCGGTGGGCGGTCTCGCAGGCGTCCGGGTACCGGCGCATGCACGTCCGCGGCAACCTCGAGCTGAGCGACGGCGGCTGGTCCAGCGGCGGATTCATGGCCGACAGCAAGATCGACGGCCAGGTCCGGTCCGGCACCCAGCAGCAGTGGCTGACCCGCAACTCCCAGCTCGGCAGCTGGACCGGTTCCAACTGGAACATGGTGTTCGTCGGCAGCCAGGGCGTGCCGGGCAACACCTTCCCCAATCCGCCGTACACCACGGTGAACCAGACGCCGACGGTCCGGGAGAAGCCCTTCCTGTACGTGGACGGCGCGGGCGCGTACAAGGTGTTCGTACCGTCCCTGCGAACCAACTCCACGGCCACCAGCTGGGCGAACGGGAACGCGGCGGGCAGCTCGCTCGGCATGGAGCAGTTCTACATCGTCAAGTCCGGAGCAACGGCCGCACAGATCAACGCCGCACTGGCCGAGGGCAAGAACCTGCTGGTCACCCCCGGGGTCTACCACCTCAGCCAGACGTTGAAGGTGACCCGCCCCGACACCGTCGTCCTCGGTCTCGGCCTCGCCACTTTCATTCCTGACAACGGTGTCACCGCCATGACGGTCGCCGATGTCGACGGCGTGAAGGTCGCAGGTGTCCTCTTCGACGCCGGAACCACCAACTCCCAGACGCTGATGGAGATCGGCCCGGCCGGCGCTGCCGCGAACCACGCGGCGAACCCCACCTCCCTGCACGACGTCTACTTCCGGGTCGGGGGCGCCGCGGTCGGCAGGGCGACGACGAGCCTGGTGGTCAACAGTGATCACGTCATCGGCGACCACATGTGGATCTGGCGCGGCGACCACGGCAGCGGCATCGGCTGGAACAGCAATACGGCGGACACGGGTCTCGTCGTCAACGGCGACAACGTGACCATGTACGGCCTGTTCGTCGAGCACTACCAGAAGCACCAGACCATCTGGAACGGCAACGGCGGGCGGACGTACTTCTACCAGAACGAGATGCCGTACGACCCGCCGAACCAGGCCGCCTGGATGAACGGCTCCACCCAGGGCTACTCGGCGTACAAGGTCGCGAACTCGGTCACCAGCCACCAGGCCTACGGGCTCGGCAGCTACTGCTACTTCAACGTCAACCCGAGCGTGACCGCCGAGCGTGCCTTCGAGGCCCCCAACAACCCGAACGTGCGCTTCCAGAACATGGTGACCGTCTCGCTCGGCGGCACCGGGACCATCCGGCACGTCATCAACGATCGGGGCGGACCCTCCAACGCGTCCACCAACGTGGCCAACCTGGTGAGCCACCCGTGA
- a CDS encoding ricin-type beta-trefoil lectin domain protein translates to MTTRLLRRPTVRGVLGTAAAAALVTGLSGNPAIGAAAATGRITGLGGKCVDVAGASGANGTAVQLYDCNGTTAQQWNVVGDGTIRALGKCLDVASGGAADGTRIQLWDCNGSAAQQWSATAARDIVNPQADKCLDATGNSPANGTRLQIWSCTGAANQKWTAPGGGDTPPPGPGAMAVAPYLYNGWGSPPTPTTVTNATGVKWFTLAFVLSNGYCNPQWDGSRPLTGGVDQQTVNTVRTNGGDVIPSFGGWSGNKLESSCGSAGELAAAYQKVINAYGLKAIDIDIEAAAYDSPTVQQRTVDALKTVKANNPGIKLYVTFGTGQNGPDSSLIGRAAASGLTVDSWTIMPFNFGGAGQNMGRLTVRAAEGLKNAVKNAYGYSDDLAYRHTGISSMNGITDNGETVTVDDFRTILGYAQQRHLARLTFWSVNRDRPCTGGGADTCSGVAQQPWDFTRVFAQYNG, encoded by the coding sequence ATGACCACGAGACTCCTGCGCAGGCCCACCGTGCGCGGTGTGCTGGGCACGGCGGCGGCGGCCGCCCTCGTCACCGGCCTGAGCGGCAATCCCGCGATCGGCGCGGCAGCGGCGACCGGCCGGATCACCGGCCTCGGCGGCAAGTGCGTCGACGTCGCCGGGGCGAGCGGCGCCAACGGAACCGCCGTACAGCTCTACGACTGCAACGGCACCACCGCACAGCAGTGGAACGTCGTCGGCGACGGCACGATCCGCGCGCTCGGCAAGTGCCTGGACGTGGCATCGGGCGGCGCCGCCGACGGAACCCGGATCCAGCTGTGGGACTGCAACGGCAGCGCCGCCCAGCAGTGGTCGGCCACCGCCGCCCGCGACATCGTCAACCCGCAGGCAGACAAGTGTCTGGACGCGACGGGCAACAGTCCGGCCAACGGCACCCGGCTGCAGATCTGGAGCTGCACCGGCGCCGCCAACCAGAAGTGGACGGCGCCGGGCGGCGGCGACACTCCGCCACCCGGGCCGGGGGCCATGGCCGTGGCGCCCTACCTGTACAACGGCTGGGGGAGCCCGCCGACCCCCACCACCGTGACGAACGCGACCGGCGTCAAGTGGTTCACGCTCGCCTTCGTCCTCAGCAACGGCTACTGCAACCCGCAGTGGGACGGTAGCCGACCGCTGACCGGAGGCGTCGATCAGCAGACGGTCAACACCGTGCGGACGAACGGCGGCGACGTCATCCCTTCCTTCGGCGGCTGGAGCGGCAACAAGCTGGAAAGCTCCTGCGGCAGCGCGGGCGAGCTTGCCGCGGCGTACCAGAAGGTCATCAACGCGTACGGGCTGAAGGCCATCGACATCGACATCGAGGCGGCGGCGTACGACAGCCCGACCGTCCAGCAGCGCACGGTCGACGCGCTGAAGACCGTCAAGGCCAACAACCCCGGCATCAAGCTGTACGTCACCTTCGGCACCGGGCAGAACGGCCCCGACAGCAGCCTGATCGGCAGGGCCGCCGCGTCAGGGCTGACCGTGGACAGTTGGACGATCATGCCGTTCAATTTCGGCGGCGCCGGCCAGAACATGGGCCGGCTCACCGTCCGTGCGGCCGAGGGCCTCAAGAACGCGGTCAAGAACGCCTACGGGTACTCGGACGACCTCGCCTACCGCCACACCGGCATCTCTTCGATGAACGGCATCACCGACAACGGCGAGACGGTGACCGTCGACGACTTCCGCACCATCCTCGGCTACGCCCAGCAGCGTCACCTCGCGCGGCTGACCTTCTGGTCGGTCAATCGTGACCGGCCCTGCACCGGCGGCGGAGCCGACACCTGCTCGGGCGTCGCCCAGCAGCCGTGGGACTTCACCCGCGTCTTCGCCCAGTACAACGGCTGA
- a CDS encoding lectin encodes MHPPHLSRRLLLSLVSVLTLASLSTGLAQGAPAPAQAPRTPATAAAAAAVTFSDEFDGPAGSAVDGGKWQIETGDNVNNHERQYYTAGNRNAALDGQGHLAITARRENPANYQCWYGRCEYTSARLNTADKFTMTYGRVEARMKIPRGQGMWPAFWMLGSDIGQVGWPNSGEIDVMENVGFEPSTVHGTLHGPGYSGAGGIGAGYALPGGQAFADAFHTFAVDWSPNAITWSVDGTVYQRRTPADLGGKQWVFDKPFFLILNLAVGGYWPGDPGGSTVFPQQLLVDYVRVSTDSAQPGGGGPITGTGGKCVDVAAAGTANGTPVQLYDCNGSAAQRWSVGTDGTIRALGKCLDVASGGTADGTPVQLWECNGSAAQRWAVPAAQDIVNPQANKCLDASGGSSANGTRLQIWTCTGAAHQKWTVTR; translated from the coding sequence ATGCACCCCCCACACTTATCCCGACGCCTGCTGCTGTCTCTGGTCTCGGTCCTCACCCTCGCGTCGCTGTCCACCGGACTTGCGCAGGGTGCGCCCGCGCCGGCGCAGGCGCCGCGGACACCCGCGACTGCGGCCGCAGCAGCCGCTGTCACCTTCTCCGACGAATTCGACGGACCGGCGGGCTCCGCCGTGGACGGCGGGAAGTGGCAGATCGAGACGGGCGACAACGTCAACAACCACGAGCGGCAGTACTACACAGCGGGCAACCGCAACGCCGCCCTCGACGGCCAGGGCCACCTGGCCATCACCGCTCGCCGTGAGAACCCGGCCAACTACCAGTGTTGGTACGGAAGATGTGAGTACACCTCCGCACGGCTGAACACAGCCGACAAGTTCACGATGACGTACGGCCGCGTCGAGGCCCGGATGAAGATCCCGCGCGGACAGGGCATGTGGCCCGCGTTCTGGATGCTCGGCAGCGACATCGGCCAGGTCGGCTGGCCCAACTCCGGTGAGATCGACGTCATGGAGAACGTGGGCTTCGAACCGTCCACTGTCCACGGCACCCTGCACGGTCCCGGGTACTCCGGCGCCGGTGGAATCGGCGCCGGGTACGCCCTGCCCGGTGGGCAGGCGTTCGCCGACGCCTTCCACACCTTCGCCGTCGACTGGAGCCCCAACGCGATCACCTGGTCCGTCGACGGCACGGTCTACCAGCGCCGCACCCCCGCCGATCTCGGCGGAAAGCAATGGGTCTTCGACAAGCCCTTCTTCCTCATTCTCAACCTCGCGGTCGGCGGCTACTGGCCCGGAGACCCGGGCGGCAGCACGGTCTTCCCCCAGCAGCTCCTGGTCGACTACGTACGAGTCAGCACCGACAGCGCCCAGCCGGGCGGCGGCGGTCCCATCACCGGAACCGGCGGCAAGTGCGTGGACGTCGCGGCCGCCGGTACCGCCAACGGCACCCCCGTACAGCTCTACGACTGCAACGGCAGCGCCGCCCAGCGCTGGAGCGTGGGAACCGACGGCACCATCCGCGCACTCGGCAAGTGCCTGGACGTGGCCTCGGGAGGTACGGCCGACGGTACGCCGGTCCAGTTGTGGGAGTGCAACGGCAGCGCCGCCCAGCGGTGGGCGGTTCCCGCCGCTCAGGACATCGTCAACCCGCAGGCGAACAAGTGCCTGGACGCCTCGGGCGGCAGCTCGGCCAACGGCACCCGACTGCAGATATGGACCTGCACCGGGGCCGCCCATCAGAAGTGGACGGTGACCCGATGA
- a CDS encoding CAP domain-containing protein — translation MKKHRKKTHRRKIAVAVGALALVAVPTAASACLDPQGTGPMRSVVSERDSRPWHGDPGVQQPVEAPVQADAPAVIVEQSPVQQPAEYAPPAQTEAQQPVEPPAEPTGAPEPSDSAAPSGAVAEVLALVNKERAAVGCPVLTVNEKLTKAAQDHSEDMAAHSNMSHTGSDGSDPGQRITRAGYQWRTYAENVAYGYPTAAQVMEGWMNSPGHKRNILDCNVKEIGIGLAQPGQYWTQDFGATR, via the coding sequence ATGAAGAAGCACCGTAAGAAGACGCACCGCAGGAAAATAGCCGTCGCTGTCGGAGCACTGGCCCTCGTGGCCGTACCGACCGCGGCTAGTGCCTGCCTCGACCCACAGGGAACCGGCCCGATGCGGTCCGTCGTGTCCGAGCGGGACAGCCGTCCCTGGCACGGCGACCCTGGTGTGCAGCAGCCCGTGGAGGCCCCGGTTCAGGCCGACGCCCCCGCCGTGATCGTCGAGCAGTCGCCCGTCCAGCAGCCCGCCGAGTACGCGCCTCCCGCGCAGACCGAGGCGCAGCAGCCGGTGGAGCCGCCCGCCGAGCCGACTGGAGCCCCCGAACCCTCGGACTCCGCGGCACCCTCCGGTGCCGTGGCCGAGGTCCTCGCGCTCGTCAACAAGGAGCGCGCCGCGGTCGGGTGCCCCGTACTCACCGTGAACGAGAAGCTCACGAAGGCCGCGCAGGACCACAGTGAGGACATGGCCGCCCACTCCAACATGTCCCACACCGGCTCCGACGGATCCGACCCGGGCCAGCGGATCACCCGGGCCGGCTACCAGTGGCGCACGTACGCCGAGAACGTCGCGTACGGCTACCCCACCGCCGCCCAGGTCATGGAGGGCTGGATGAACAGCCCGGGCCACAAGCGGAACATCCTCGACTGCAACGTCAAGGAGATCGGCATCGGCCTCGCGCAGCCCGGCCAGTACTGGACACAGGACTTCGGCGCCACCCGCTGA
- a CDS encoding RICIN domain-containing protein, which produces MTERRRRREHRRKPRRLMLLTAAMASAAVIAAGIAYSGLGDGAQAVSVQAGTEAAAPAAAPARDQEPEPLAAAPANETARGMVYDGLAPAPKGDRCAGVYRTGAGLCTHGPDAPPKGVDITKDIPPAVKASAPAADPARPAADDPAVGEGGGRPQDAPAADADRAADKSAAPAPSAAGQSVAAVAAGPAGQTVQCDGDGSTGNRVQVVYVHGPGRDRYSQYVASFRKWAADADLIYSASAQETGGVRHIRYVTAADCTPAVLNIELPDSALAEFSATNAALAGKGLDRRDRKYMIFADTQVYCGIGTFNGDERPGQANLSNFGPSYGRTDSGCWGGHTAAHELGHNLGAVNNSAPNTSRGAHCTDEFDVMCYSDTPYYPQMRNICTNQAAENILDCNHDDYFHTSPKAGSYLATHWNIADNQFLMKNKGGGGTDPGPNPSPSPTKKPTPSPTKKPTGGPAVTVGQIQSDSAVVSWPKVEGAAWYQVLLNGKHLGWVQSPVLRVYNLRPDTSYAVAVSVRDNAGRDSGAGKAASFRTKGTGGGATTPGTRYLLGNGSTGMAAEVWGGRGADGTVLVGARANGYAQQQWYFDDAGSGLVRIRSAVSGKCLQPGGTPAAGMWVAQQPCGRAGAQSWKLTTRGGAVSVTDPSGGFALTVSSRPYYGNWLLDLQRADGRAPQVWTVQKVG; this is translated from the coding sequence ATGACAGAACGACGCAGACGGCGTGAACACCGCCGCAAACCGCGGCGGTTGATGCTCCTCACCGCCGCCATGGCCTCGGCGGCGGTGATCGCCGCCGGCATCGCCTACTCCGGACTGGGTGATGGTGCCCAGGCCGTGTCCGTACAAGCCGGTACGGAGGCCGCCGCACCGGCCGCCGCGCCCGCCCGGGACCAGGAGCCCGAACCCCTCGCGGCCGCGCCCGCAAACGAGACCGCGCGCGGCATGGTCTACGACGGTCTGGCCCCCGCCCCGAAGGGCGACCGGTGTGCCGGCGTTTACCGGACCGGCGCGGGTCTGTGTACCCACGGCCCCGACGCCCCGCCCAAGGGCGTCGACATAACGAAGGACATCCCGCCCGCGGTCAAGGCCTCGGCACCGGCGGCCGATCCGGCCCGCCCCGCCGCCGACGACCCGGCGGTCGGCGAAGGCGGCGGGCGTCCTCAGGACGCGCCCGCGGCCGACGCCGACCGCGCGGCCGACAAGTCCGCCGCGCCCGCGCCCTCCGCCGCCGGCCAGTCCGTCGCCGCCGTCGCAGCCGGCCCCGCGGGCCAGACCGTCCAGTGCGACGGAGACGGCAGCACGGGCAACCGCGTCCAGGTCGTGTACGTCCACGGCCCCGGCCGTGACCGCTACTCCCAGTACGTGGCCTCGTTCCGCAAATGGGCGGCCGACGCCGACCTCATCTACTCCGCCAGCGCCCAAGAGACCGGAGGCGTCCGGCACATCCGCTACGTGACGGCCGCCGACTGCACCCCGGCCGTGCTCAACATCGAGCTCCCGGACTCCGCGCTCGCGGAGTTCAGCGCGACCAACGCCGCCCTCGCCGGCAAGGGGCTCGACCGCCGCGACCGCAAGTACATGATCTTCGCGGACACCCAGGTCTACTGCGGCATAGGCACCTTCAACGGCGACGAGCGGCCCGGCCAGGCCAACCTGAGCAACTTCGGTCCCTCCTACGGGCGTACGGACTCCGGCTGCTGGGGCGGCCACACCGCGGCGCACGAACTCGGCCACAACCTGGGCGCGGTCAACAACAGCGCCCCGAACACCAGCCGCGGCGCGCACTGCACCGACGAGTTCGACGTCATGTGCTATTCGGACACCCCGTACTACCCGCAGATGCGCAACATCTGCACCAACCAGGCCGCCGAGAACATCCTGGACTGCAACCACGACGACTACTTCCACACCAGCCCCAAGGCCGGCAGTTACCTGGCCACGCACTGGAACATCGCCGACAACCAGTTCCTGATGAAGAACAAGGGCGGCGGCGGCACCGACCCCGGTCCGAACCCGAGCCCCTCGCCGACCAAGAAGCCGACGCCCAGCCCGACCAAGAAGCCCACGGGTGGACCCGCCGTGACGGTCGGCCAGATCCAGTCGGACTCCGCCGTCGTGAGCTGGCCCAAGGTCGAGGGAGCAGCCTGGTACCAGGTCCTGTTGAACGGCAAGCACCTGGGCTGGGTCCAGTCCCCGGTGCTGCGCGTCTACAACCTCCGGCCCGACACCTCCTACGCGGTCGCCGTCTCCGTCCGCGACAACGCCGGCCGGGACAGCGGAGCCGGCAAGGCCGCGTCCTTCCGCACCAAGGGCACCGGTGGCGGCGCGACCACCCCCGGGACCCGGTACCTGCTCGGGAACGGCAGCACCGGCATGGCCGCCGAGGTGTGGGGCGGGCGCGGCGCCGACGGCACCGTGCTCGTCGGGGCGCGCGCCAACGGGTACGCGCAGCAGCAGTGGTACTTCGACGACGCGGGCAGCGGACTGGTCCGCATCCGCTCTGCGGTCTCCGGCAAGTGCCTGCAGCCGGGCGGTACTCCCGCCGCGGGCATGTGGGTCGCGCAGCAGCCCTGCGGCCGCGCCGGTGCGCAGAGCTGGAAGCTGACCACCCGCGGTGGCGCGGTGAGCGTCACCGACCCGAGCGGCGGCTTCGCGCTGACCGTGAGCAGCCGTCCCTACTACGGGAACTGGCTGCTCGACCTCCAGCGCGCGGACGGCCGGGCCCCGCAGGTCTGGACCGTGCAGAAGGTCGGCTGA
- the metE gene encoding 5-methyltetrahydropteroyltriglutamate--homocysteine S-methyltransferase yields the protein MTAKPAAAAARATVYGYPRQGQNRELKKAIEGFWKGRVTADALRETAAELRRTNWRQLAEAGVHEVPTGDFSYYDHVLDTSVMLGAVPERHREAVATDPLDGYFAMARGTQDVAPLEMTKWFDTNYHHLVPELGPDTVFTADPSKQVAEVKEALALGLVARPVLVGPITYLLLAKPAPGVAADFQPLTLLDRVLPVYAEVLAALKAAGAEWVQLDEPALVQDRTPADLNAVARAYRDLGALTDRSKLLVASYFGRLGEALQVLAAAPVEGLALDFTEAGSANLKDLAAVGGLPGKRLVAGVVNGRNIWINDYQKSLTTLGTLLGLADRVDVAASCSLLHVPIDAAAERDIDPQVRRWLAFARQKTREISVLARGLAQGTDSIAPELAANRADLASRANSALTHDPAVRTRTAAITGTDGRRAQPYAERAAAQRAHLGLPLLPTTTIGSFPQTDELRVARADLRAGRIDVAGYEQRIKAEIGEVISSQEKTGIDVLVHGEPERNDMVQYFAEQLTGYLATQYGWVQSYGTRYVRPPVLAGDISRPEPMTVRWTSYAQSLTSKPVKGMLTGPVTMLAWSFVRDDRPLGDTARQVALALRDEVNDLEAAGTSVIQVDEPALRETLPLRVDDHADYLTWATESFRLTVSGVRPDTQIHTHMCYAEFGDIVQAIDDLDADVISLEAARSHMQVARELAAHHYPREAGPGIWDIHSPRIPSTREAASLLRRGLDAIPAERLWVNPDCGLKTRGWTETRASLENLVAAAHEVRADLSAHNS from the coding sequence GTGACAGCGAAGCCCGCAGCCGCGGCCGCACGAGCCACCGTGTACGGCTACCCCCGTCAGGGGCAGAACCGTGAACTGAAGAAGGCCATCGAGGGCTTCTGGAAGGGCCGCGTCACCGCTGACGCCCTCCGGGAGACCGCGGCCGAACTGCGCCGCACGAACTGGCGGCAGCTGGCGGAGGCCGGCGTCCACGAGGTACCCACCGGTGACTTCTCGTACTACGACCACGTGCTGGACACCAGCGTCATGCTCGGAGCCGTCCCCGAGCGGCACCGGGAGGCCGTCGCCACCGACCCGCTCGACGGGTACTTCGCGATGGCGCGCGGCACGCAGGACGTGGCCCCGCTGGAGATGACCAAGTGGTTCGACACCAACTACCACCACCTGGTCCCGGAACTCGGCCCGGACACCGTCTTCACCGCGGACCCTTCCAAGCAGGTCGCCGAGGTGAAGGAAGCCCTCGCGCTCGGCCTCGTCGCCCGCCCCGTGCTCGTCGGCCCGATCACCTATCTCCTGCTGGCCAAGCCCGCCCCGGGCGTGGCGGCCGACTTCCAGCCGCTGACCCTTCTGGACCGGGTGCTCCCCGTCTACGCCGAGGTGCTCGCCGCCCTCAAGGCCGCCGGGGCCGAGTGGGTCCAACTCGACGAGCCGGCCCTGGTGCAGGACCGGACCCCGGCGGACCTGAACGCCGTGGCTCGGGCCTACCGCGACCTCGGCGCCCTGACCGACCGGTCAAAGCTGCTCGTCGCCTCGTACTTCGGCCGGCTCGGCGAAGCTCTCCAGGTCCTCGCCGCTGCGCCCGTCGAGGGCCTCGCACTCGACTTCACGGAGGCCGGCAGCGCGAATCTGAAGGACCTCGCGGCGGTCGGGGGTCTGCCCGGCAAGCGCCTGGTGGCCGGCGTCGTCAACGGCCGCAACATCTGGATCAACGACTACCAGAAGTCCCTCACCACCCTGGGCACGCTCCTCGGCCTCGCCGACCGGGTGGACGTGGCCGCCTCCTGCTCCCTGCTGCACGTCCCGATCGACGCCGCCGCCGAGCGGGACATCGACCCGCAGGTCCGCCGCTGGCTCGCCTTCGCCCGCCAGAAGACGCGGGAGATTTCCGTCTTGGCCCGAGGGCTGGCCCAGGGCACGGACTCCATCGCGCCCGAACTCGCCGCCAACCGGGCCGACCTGGCCTCCCGCGCCAACTCCGCGCTCACCCACGACCCGGCCGTCCGCACCCGCACCGCCGCCATCACCGGCACGGACGGCCGCCGCGCCCAGCCCTACGCGGAGCGCGCCGCCGCCCAGCGGGCGCATCTGGGCCTGCCGCTGCTGCCGACCACCACGATCGGGTCCTTCCCGCAGACCGACGAGCTGCGGGTCGCCCGCGCCGACCTGCGGGCCGGCCGGATCGACGTGGCCGGCTACGAGCAGCGGATCAAGGCGGAGATCGGCGAGGTGATCTCCTCCCAGGAGAAGACCGGCATCGACGTCCTGGTCCACGGCGAGCCCGAGCGCAACGACATGGTCCAGTACTTCGCGGAGCAACTGACCGGCTACCTCGCGACGCAGTACGGCTGGGTCCAGTCGTACGGAACCCGCTACGTGCGCCCGCCGGTCCTCGCCGGTGACATCTCGCGCCCTGAGCCGATGACGGTCCGCTGGACCTCGTACGCGCAGTCCCTGACCTCCAAGCCGGTCAAGGGGATGCTGACCGGGCCGGTCACCATGCTCGCCTGGTCCTTCGTACGCGACGACCGGCCCCTCGGCGACACCGCCCGTCAGGTGGCCCTGGCCCTGCGCGACGAGGTCAACGACCTCGAAGCAGCCGGCACTTCGGTGATCCAGGTCGACGAACCTGCCCTGCGCGAGACGCTCCCGCTGCGCGTCGACGACCATGCGGACTACCTGACGTGGGCCACCGAGTCCTTCCGGCTCACCGTCTCCGGGGTCCGGCCGGACACCCAGATCCACACCCACATGTGCTACGCGGAGTTCGGCGACATCGTCCAGGCCATCGACGACCTCGACGCCGACGTCATCAGCCTGGAAGCCGCCCGCTCCCACATGCAGGTCGCGCGCGAACTCGCCGCCCACCACTACCCGCGCGAGGCGGGCCCCGGCATCTGGGACATCCACTCGCCGCGCATCCCCTCCACACGAGAAGCGGCGTCCCTGCTCCGCAGGGGCCTGGACGCCATCCCGGCCGAGCGGCTCTGGGTCAACCCCGACTGCGGTCTGAAGACCCGCGGTTGGACCGAAACCCGCGCCTCCCTGGAGAACCTCGTCGCCGCCGCCCACGAGGTCCGCGCGGACCTGTCCGCCCACAACTCCTGA
- a CDS encoding class I SAM-dependent methyltransferase → MTTANGYEKRIAEAQQATMSGWDFSWLKGRADGEGPSWDYGQLARGLLPRARSLLDIDTGGGELLASLSPLPPQSVATENWAPNFRLARQRLAPLGVEVHRTSGSNLPPGPFDLILNRHGSLDAAGIRTALAPGGRLLTQQVGSRNQLELNEALGIPSPIDPDGWTLGVAVRALEDAGLHVTAAREEMSPYTFYDIGSLVFQVRAIPWQFPGFVPAEHEPALRRLDRHLGITGGFTVHDHRFLIEAAPASSGPAQGFPPCRPQGPLPGPDPLGTAHAPGRAAST, encoded by the coding sequence ATGACGACCGCCAACGGCTATGAGAAGCGCATTGCGGAAGCCCAACAGGCGACCATGTCGGGCTGGGACTTCAGTTGGCTGAAGGGCCGGGCGGACGGCGAGGGCCCCTCGTGGGACTACGGACAACTCGCCCGAGGCTTGCTTCCGCGCGCGCGAAGCCTCCTGGACATCGACACCGGCGGCGGCGAACTCCTCGCCTCGCTCTCCCCGCTGCCACCGCAGAGCGTGGCCACCGAGAACTGGGCGCCCAACTTCCGCCTGGCGCGGCAACGTCTCGCACCGCTGGGCGTGGAGGTCCACCGGACATCGGGATCGAACCTGCCGCCCGGCCCCTTCGACTTGATCCTCAACCGACACGGATCGCTGGATGCGGCAGGCATCCGCACGGCCCTCGCGCCGGGTGGCCGGCTCCTCACCCAGCAGGTGGGCAGCCGAAACCAGTTGGAACTGAACGAAGCCCTCGGCATCCCCTCGCCGATCGACCCCGACGGTTGGACCCTGGGTGTCGCCGTACGGGCGCTGGAAGACGCGGGCCTTCACGTGACCGCAGCACGAGAGGAGATGAGCCCCTACACCTTCTACGACATCGGGTCGCTGGTCTTTCAAGTGCGCGCCATCCCATGGCAGTTCCCCGGATTCGTGCCCGCCGAGCATGAACCGGCACTACGCCGACTCGACCGGCACCTCGGAATCACAGGCGGATTCACCGTGCACGACCACCGGTTCCTGATCGAAGCGGCGCCGGCATCTTCCGGTCCGGCTCAAGGTTTTCCGCCGTGCCGCCCGCAAGGCCCGCTTCCAGGCCCCGATCCGCTTGGCACCGCGCACGCTCCCGGCCGAGCAGCTTCCACCTGA